The region GCGCCGCCTAGAACTTCTCGGTCCTTTTTATCCTCCTTTTAAACACACGCTTTTAGCATTTGGATGGATTACAATAACAATGGACTTTCAATAGTAAACATTTTCTTATTCTTCTCCTTCCATTTCATCCTGTTCATCTTGATTTTCCTTCTCTTTCTCCTTCTTATCAAAGGATTCAAAATAAGCCCCTACGCCAATATGAATAATCCCCTTGCTGTCCGGCTCAAGCTGGGAAACGATGGAAGGATAAACCTTCATCTTTTCAGCAAACTCCCGGATCGTCCCATCCACCAGATAACCATCATTCATATACAATAAAATTTTATATTTATTATCGTTTGTTGGCCGCCAGTGAATTTCCGATATCTGATTCAAAATACTTTTCGGTAGTGAATGTAACTGATCCGTCATTTTATGTAAAATAGACTCATTTGAAAAATCCATTAACAATGGGGCATCCCCGTTTATGGTTTTCTGTTTGGATGACTTTAAGACTTGTCCATTGTTCAGAATTGGATAGTAAGCGTCATCTTGTTTGACATAACCAACCCGATCATACTCTGTTACATGAATAGCGACTTTTCTTGGCAGCTGCTTTTTTAATTC is a window of Lentibacillus daqui DNA encoding:
- a CDS encoding cell division protein FtsQ/DivIB; the encoded protein is MGKKNIVSIEDRIPKLKQARKKKANRRFIFYFSIFFLLILLIVYIQSPLSRVKTVDITGNGFVSDEQILKKSNITRKTNIWTINESKVKKALTENPAVKSVELKKQLPRKVAIHVTEYDRVGYVKQDDAYYPILNNGQVLKSSKQKTINGDAPLLMDFSNESILHKMTDQLHSLPKSILNQISEIHWRPTNDNKYKILLYMNDGYLVDGTIREFAEKMKVYPSIVSQLEPDSKGIIHIGVGAYFESFDKKEKEKENQDEQDEMEGEE